Genomic DNA from Gossypium hirsutum isolate 1008001.06 chromosome A01, Gossypium_hirsutum_v2.1, whole genome shotgun sequence:
atcgaacagtagtatagttttagcaagaccggattgtcgaacccaaaggaactaaaagtactagtaattactgtctttttttattatctagcctaagaataaagaggttttgttttaattaactaattatctaaactaaaaatgcatagagaatagaattgggaatTGCTTtcgggaaaatcgattgaatggagacaatacctaaggaaaaatccacctagactgtacttgttattctcgctctgaatcggacgatttattcatttaacttgttccgtagagatccctaagttatgttattatccctattcaagactaataacatctaatctctagattgaataaccgagacttttctctaattaacactttagggttgcattaactcgatctatggatccccttattaggtttcacctaatctggcaaaatcttgtcaccctatgtctaggcgcgcaatcaactccacttaattatgaaaaatgtactcttagacagggtctattcctcctctaaataagagcttatcttgaatcagtatcctgggatatcaaaacaagatttaagaacacataattaagaacaagttaaatatttatcatacgattcagaaaataataacaagattcatcttaggtttcattccccttaggtatttaggggatttagttcataactaaataagaaaacatctcagaataataaagaatacaaaacataaagaaaactcaaaactcctgaaggggaattgaggagagttCTTTAGTCTAGATGATGAATTCGACTTCTGAGAAGAATCAATCgactttcttggagtaattccttaccccctactcCTTCTCTCCTTTTcgtcctcctctagggtgtatttatagactttggaatgcctaaaagccctcaaaattagccatttccgaattggactcaacttgggctccgcagggacacgcccgtgtgacacgcccacatgcgattacttcaggccatgctcgagcctgccaaattgacacgactgtgtggtctacccgtgtgaggaggtctaggccgtgttgatttcgtactttggcctattttctccgtttttggcccgtttctcgttccttttgctctcctatactctcctaagtgtaaaacatgaaattaaagcattaggagcatcgaattcaccaattctaatgaaaaatcatccataaaatgcattaaacatggggtaaaaatatgtataaattacgctTTATCATTATTCTAACTAATGTTTTAAACATAAAATGCTATGCTAGAGTTGTGCTCTTATGGTTGAGCCACACTGGTAAGAAGGTTTTCAAAGAACTCTTTGCACATTAAATAAGACatgataaaaattttgaaaatagtaaaaacaaaattaagatgGTAAAAAAACCAAATTACAACCTGttgttgaattgaaataattgctTCTTGACATTGTGCTATTCAAATGTATTATGGGGTAAGGGACAGGACTGAGAACAAAAACCAATTTGCATAGTAATGTACAATTCTATTTCTTTTGGGTTATAATTGAATGTATAGAGCCATGTCCCTGGTATGATGCTTAGATTGTTTCCTTCTTGTATGTGAATAGTGAACCTGACCCGGTTTAGCTAAGGCATTAGAATGGTGGTATTAACTGATTTAAAGCTTTCTCTTTATAGGCGCTAataacataaaatatgctgaatgcaaaattcttggtttttttttcttttaattgcaaaTTCTATTTAAAGAAAGCATAACGACTGCCTTCTTAGATGATAATCATCTAATACAAAatgttttcttcatttttatttttacttacttTTTTTTGTTGGGGGGCTTTTAGGATCTACTTGCAGCTGTGTAGAAGATCAACTCAAGTttgaacaagaaagaaaaaaacaaaaggttaTAATTACTTTTACCAAGATAAAATTGAAGCCCTGGGCTTAGGTAATGCACCGCATCCTACTATTTGTCTGtagtttgattatattttattatattcctACGGCTTTAGGTGTAACATTGAACATGGATTTCCGTCTGGCATGATATATTCAGTTTCTTTTTCAAGATTTTCATATACTTAGATGGGTTTTAAGAGGATCATGTCCAGATACGTGTCTTGGGAGGATTATTTACTTATACCCATATTTGAATATGCATTGGATGCATGTGCCAGATACagatatttcaagaaaaatgtaAAGTTAGAAGCCACATAATCAGCATATTCCATTGGTTTAATCGGGGAACACTTATTGCACTGGCAAGTTATGTTGTTAGAAGTTAGAACAAAGCATGTCCTAGATTAATTATTTGCAATCCGGATATATCCTCAACCAAAGATGGCCAATTCATTATGTCTAAACGTCAAACATAGCATGTAAATGGTTAACATCTAAAACCCGAGTTGACAAGTTCTGATTGGTGCATACAGGGCCTAAAGGACGAGCTTACTTGCTGCGATTGATGCGCATGAATCATCTTATTGTGGAGACCACTAATGGGCGGATTTCTTACTGGGTGTTGTGAATTAGAACCAACCTGTTGTGAAttagttattttgttaataaaattcaTTGTTAAACAATGATGGGAGGTAATATTCAaggttcaattaatttttatttaaaaaaaaatttaaatctaatttttcattttatggaaaaaatatttttaaaaacgaTAAATGGgtaattgaaaatataaattttcaatcttaatcatcatttaattccacattattaaaaaaaagcaCAAATTGAtggaatatttaataaaaatattaattttaacttttatttatcttataaaggttaatttgtacatttttttaatattaaatgtaaaatgcAATGTAGATTGTAATTATTAAATCGTTGGTAGTGATTTTGCACTTGAAGGAGTGACGCGACAGTGAGCACTTTTCTAACTCCAAATCTGAAAATTGAAAACACAAAAAACATAAGAATTGTTTACACAATTCGGTTTCTCTATGTTTGCGAAACTTAATTTAGTGAGAAATATTCACTCTCTCTAACAGTTACAACAAGTAAACCTAATCTATCACATATTTCGTGATAATTCTTCTCACTTTCGAATCTTGAAGAACAATACTTTCACCATTAAGTTTACCCCTgtgaattcaacaagtaaaaTTACAACACAACCGATTTTACTAACAATTTGTGCTCTAAGAAAAGTTCcctaacataaataaaataaatgctaAAAATTCTCAGCACAAAAACCTATACAAATCTCCCTTAAATAGATCTATGTTTGAAACTTACTAACGTAAAAGGTATATAACAATTCCATTtaaacaataatataataatatatttagaaTAATAGAGAATAAACTAAATATTGACTCTTGGTAACTAATCTCATAGTGtgtcaattcaatccaaatttctATATTACAAGAGATTGTCTCAGGAGATTTAATTCGATCTAATAATATTTTAgcatattaaatatgtattgcagtttaaaaataataaagtagattatatatttttatagtattatatattttgatgtttttaattcatataataataattatattaagaatgttattaaattatattttttattaaattatatttaatactaattatgttaaaatatgattaaattatttattatttttattaaattattttcaatagtaatcttattaaaatttaataacaataacaatagttatctaactaaaaaaattttgctaagggtattctaattattttagttttttgccttatgctattacaatattattctattcaaccaaacacaagaatactctTACAGACAGTGAACCAAACGTAGcgctattttttaaattttactttttaaagaaTTACTTTTTACTAGACAAACTaggtcaaaaatttaaaattcctgccaaataattattttatagtgTTGATTAATAAGCGAAAAAAGAAATAATTCTTGAATCCTTGAACTCCAAGTACTACCGGATCTTCCACCACTTGGACTCCaagtaatattaattattaaatattctaTTTGGATctttgattttgatgttttgccACTGCCCTTCTCTTTCACAAATAACTCTGAATGGACTTTACTTGATACCCACATAATTATATATGCTCTTTCCACAGAATAAACAAATCATATGCTTATGTATGCTCTTGCATCAGCAGCCTACTGTACCTTTCTCAAATGATCGGACTCCACACTTGGCTGTATATATAACAGATGTTGGTACGCTAGTCTTGCCATTCACTTCAGTTTTCCTTCTTTCTACTCATATTCCTATGGGTTCCCAAACCCAGCAGCCTCACTTTGTGCTGTTCCCTTCCATGGCCCAAGGCCACTTGATCCCCATGGTAGATATCGGTCGATTGTTAGCGCAGCGTAACGTGATTGTTACTGTAGTTACGACACCTCATAATGCAAGCAGAGTCCAGAAAACGATTGATCGAGCTGTTGAATCAGGCCTCGCTATCCGTTTAGTGCAGCTCCGTTTTCCAGGCAAAGAAGCAGGGTTACCAGACGGGGTTGAAAATATAGACATGATATCTTCAATGGAGGACTTGTTCAAATTCTTCACTGCAGCAAACAGTACGGACAAAGCAGTGCAGGAATTATTTGAGAAGCTAACACCACGCCCCATTTGTATTATTTCGGACATGTTTCTGCATTACACCCTCAAAATTGCTACCAAGTTTCAGGTCCCAAGGATATCGTTTCATGGAATTTGCTGCTTCTGTTATCTTTGTGTGCACAATCTGAAGTCCTCCAAGATACTAGACAACATAACATCTGATTATGAATGCTTCAAGGTGCCAGGCTTGGCTGAAAAGGTCGAATTTACTAAACCCCAGTTGCCgcttaaccttgatgaatcctgGAAGGACATTTTTGATACAACAACAAAAGCTGACGAAGCATCATATGGAGTTGTCATAAATAGTTTCGAAGAGCTGGAATCACCATACGTGAAAGAGTACAGGAAGATAACAAAAGCTTGGTGCATTGGTCCAGTTTCTCTGAGCCACAAAAATGAGTTGGAGAAGGCTGAAAGAGGTAAGAAGGCTTCAATCAATGAGCAGCAATGTTTGAAGTGGCTTGATTCTCAAGAACCCAACTCTGTAATTTATGCTTGTCTTGGGAGCATGAGCACCATGAAATCTCCCGAACTGATAGAGTTGGGTTTGGGCTTGGAGGCCTCGAACAAACCATTCATTTGGATCTTAAGAGGAAATAATAACGCATCGAACCAAGTGATGAAGTGGATTGAAGAGGATGGATTTGAGGAAAGAATAAAAGGAAGAGGATTTGTAGTTGTGGGATGGGCTCCCCAAGTGCTCATTTTATCACATCCTGCAATAGGAGGTTTCCTAACTCATTGTGGATGGAATTCAACAATCGAAGGCATTTCTGCTGGCGTTCCATTATTAACATTGCCACTTTTTGCAGATCAGTTTACCAATGAGAGACTTGTAGTACAAATACTAAAAATCGGAGTGAGCGTTGGGGCCAATGAACCTACGGCCTGGGGAGTTGAAAAATCTGGGTTCATGTTGAAGAAAGAACATGTTAAAAACGCAATAGACCAATTGATGAATGAAGGAAACGAAAGCATAGAGAGAAGAAAACGAGCTAAAGAGTTCGGAGAGAAGGCAAATAAAGCTGTTGAAGTAGGTGGATCTTCTTATCTTAATATGACACTATTAATCCAAGATATAATCCAACAATCTTCACAGATGGGTGTGGATATGATTCCAACCTCAGATCCCCATGAGAATTAAGGAGATATAAT
This window encodes:
- the LOC107917012 gene encoding UDP-glycosyltransferase 73C6, which codes for MGSQTQQPHFVLFPSMAQGHLIPMVDIGRLLAQRNVIVTVVTTPHNASRVQKTIDRAVESGLAIRLVQLRFPGKEAGLPDGVENIDMISSMEDLFKFFTAANSTDKAVQELFEKLTPRPICIISDMFLHYTLKIATKFQVPRISFHGICCFCYLCVHNLKSSKILDNITSDYECFKVPGLAEKVEFTKPQLPLNLDESWKDIFDTTTKADEASYGVVINSFEELESPYVKEYRKITKAWCIGPVSLSHKNELEKAERGKKASINEQQCLKWLDSQEPNSVIYACLGSMSTMKSPELIELGLGLEASNKPFIWILRGNNNASNQVMKWIEEDGFEERIKGRGFVVVGWAPQVLILSHPAIGGFLTHCGWNSTIEGISAGVPLLTLPLFADQFTNERLVVQILKIGVSVGANEPTAWGVEKSGFMLKKEHVKNAIDQLMNEGNESIERRKRAKEFGEKANKAVEVGGSSYLNMTLLIQDIIQQSSQMGVDMIPTSDPHEN